A region of the Megalops cyprinoides isolate fMegCyp1 chromosome 21, fMegCyp1.pri, whole genome shotgun sequence genome:
AATAATCATGCCGCCCTGGCCCAGGCTATGAATAACCAGGGCCCCGGTCGCTTTGAAGTATTTCAGGAGCTTCAGAAAgcattgttaaaaatatatttgagcGTTTTCAAACAATAAGTGAGCTTTCCACtgccaggagagagggggagtctTTTCTTTGTAAAGCCAGCGTGGCTGGTTTGCATGGGAAAATCAACAGCAGGCTGAGCTGGCTGCGGGAGAGCACTGCGGTGTGTTAATGTGAATAATTGTGGTCTGTCTGGAGAGCGATGATTTTGTCATTGTGCCATAAGGTTTGTCTTGAGGAATGGCCCACTACAACAATTCGTGCTATCATCTTATGAATTCGGTCATTGAGaagagaagacagagaaggCCATTTGTCAGCGGCGTTCATGGAGAGTGGAGcttaaatgtacacattcacaGTTGAGCTCTaggcttattttttttctgtccgtTGTTTTTACGGTCTGAATGGACAAAGCACTACAATTCCAACTGTCCCGTGCATTTAATAAATCCCAAACTATGGAAGTGACTTACACTTCCAGCAGTTCTGTGTATTATATAGATCTTAAGATATGAAAGtgccttacatttacattagagCAGTATGCACTGTAAATCATGAGAATATattatattctctctctctctctctccttctgtgtctgtgtgtgtgtatatctacctgggaattgaaccatcAACCTTCAGGTCATAAGCCGTGTTCTGTACCACTACACCACCTGCTCTCCCATGAGACTGCACGTAAAACACATGCGTGGCAGCGGCAACGACCCATCCCTGTTGCCACGGAAATAGCGGGCGCACCCGCAGACCTCCGCTCCCCACTCGGAGACGCATCGTTGCGCTCACGCTTCCTCTTCCGCTGGCCTCtggcagcaggagaggagagaggggagaggccTGAGGCAGAGCTTGTTAAGAGGCTTCGGGATCAGCACATTGAAATGGGGCTACCGTGGCCGGCAGAAGGTTCCCTTTAGCACATTCTGCTGTGATAATAAAGGAAAGATCcgttgaccaaaaaaaaaaaaaaacactcaaaaaatACAGGTTACATAAGCTGTGTGTGGAATGTTGCATGCAGGTGAGATTCACCTTTGTGCTCTGCTACCCTTATTCACTCATCACATGCCTGATCTTTGGGCACTTGACAGCCGCATGGCAAGATTTCTGTTGGTTCTGTTGGTTTGTAGTGTTGCTGTGTGTCCCCGGGTTAATTcactgtgttagtgtgtgtctCCGGTTGAGTTTACAGTGATTTTTGTGACCTCCTCGTTGATCAACAGCATTTATACATATCCGCTGATTGGTCTAAAACGTCTTATGCATTTTCTGGTTGGTTTGCAGAGATTCTGTCTTTCTAATTGGTCtcctgtatgtctgtgtatgactGGTCTGCAGCGTTTGCGTGCATGTCCTGGTTGGTCtagtgcatttttgtgtatcTTTCATTTCTCACTGGAAGCTCCCACCCATTCCTTGCTGACTGTCCAAAACCAGCATTCACCTGGGGCCGGTCCAGACCACCATTTGGCCAAAAGAAATGGCGCACATTCTCCAAACCACAAATAATGTCCTAATACCAGAAACTGTAATTGCACCAGAATGCTGCCTCTTAAGCCTGTGGTATGGTAACAGACTAATGCTTCTGTAAGAGTCAGGTTACACTGGGGTGTTTAGGGGCACATTCAGACGGAATGATGCTGTCCCCAGAGTTGATCTGATGATGATATTAACATAGGAGGAAATAGCCTTTATATGATTGAGCTACGTTACATATATGCCCAGCAGGTGGCCTTGTTGTTAGTAATGTGATTCTTATGATTTTGCTCATTCTGTCAACAAGGCATGAATACCTCAGACATGACCAAGTCACCACTGCAGTCtagaaaagcaaaaatgagtagataaaataataatatgatttCCTTTATTGTAAGCCAGGTCGATGAGCTGAAGGTTACCAGCCCCTACCGTCACTCAATCATGCTGCAGAGTGAAGTGGCTTATTCAAGGGTACTATGGCAATGACCCGCTCTGAGTCTGAGACCAGGGCCCTTGGGTCTGGAGCCTGTGTTGTAATAACAAATATGAAGGATTGGGTGGGCGTGAAGTGGATGACTCTGAGGAATGGCATTTTTGCTGTAGAAAAAAGGGAGTATGGAATCCTTGCCCAGCTCTCATTTTGATTGAACTTCTCCTCATCCCCCTCCTCGTTTTCTTATTGTGTTTAATTAACACAGGAATGCTGGCACAGCTCGGgggtgtgttttcatttcaaggCCAACACACTAACCAACACACTACCTCTGGCAAATTAACACTCGGTGTGAGGTGAAAAATCATTGTGAAAGCATTTGACTGTAAGCACTGTCAGGTTCTACAAGTCAGCAGGAAACAGTGGCgttctctgtcttctctgcGTGACGTTGAATTTGCAGTCACTGAAGGGGACCCGGCCGCCACACCAGCGGCCGAGCCAGTGACCCATAGAACTTTACTCCACCACTTTGAGCAGCCCCCGCTAGCACCAAGTCTGTGAGAAGGAAGTACAGAGTTTGTTAGCATGTGTGATTGAGGCAGAATGGACGTGGAGATCCACGTGTCCACCTCCATCTTACGGGATCTGAGTAGGATTATGGAGAGTTTTGGGAGGCCATTGTAGTATGCActtcactcacactgcacagcGTGCTCCAGGCTCAGTCCCAGTGCACCTTCCCCTCCGGGCGCCTCCCCATGTCGGGTTTGGACGGTCCTGTAATGAGTCCCTGGCGGATGTCCCGGGCTCCGGGGTGCTCTTTGAAGCGTGTCCCGCGGCTGCGGTTCATGAGCGGGAGGCTGTCTGCAGGCCCGGCGCAGGTACGGCCTGTCTCACGAGAGAGCGCGCCGGCGTCCGGCGTTTCATCTCTCCCCGCGCCTCTATTTTACCTGGCAGCCAGGCCGATGAAAAGCAGCTGTCCAAGCAGCACAGGGAGGACAGGCTTCGTGGCGCAGTTACAGCACGGCGAATTCAATTTCAGTGTCTCTAAGCAACTCCAGCCGGgctgctctgattggtggatTTGTTGCGCTTTTGCTTTTTGATCCCGAAATGAGGGAATCAAAGCAAGGGTTTGTTTTACATGgtttttatttgtcagtttttgtttgctttgttttttatgattgtGTCTGGGTTTTATCATTTAATACTTGGTACCTCTGTATTTTTGCAACCTAAGAGGCTGTACTTTTTGAAAAGCTGGATTATAAAAGCCGTTTGTGTAATTACAGAGCGATTTGGGCAAATTTCATGCAATTAGCAACAGTTGAATAACAAAGCTTAGAGACTGTAGGTGTGCGTTCTTAGCAGGCAGAGCATTATTCTCGGGTACGTGAGtcaggaaggagagaaagtaaagcatgcttgtgtgtgttctgcCTTGCAGAGGAGGTCGACTACAGCAACTTCGGCACCAACACACTGACCCGGCGGAAGAAGGCGGGGGTCACCCTGCGCAACGATGTCAACCGCAAGCGGCCACACATCCGCATTGGCATGCCGCAGGACTTCCGGCCAGTGTCCTCCATCATCGACGTTGACATCCTGCCCGAGTCCCACCGGCGGGTGCGGCTGTACCGTCACGGCTCCGACAAGCCGCTGGGCTTCTACATCCGGGACGGCACCAGCGTGCGGGTCACGCCCCACGGCCTGGAGAAGGTGCCCGGCATCTTCATCTCGCGCATGGTGCCAGGGGGCCTGGCGGAGAGCACGGGCCTCCTGGCCGTCAACGACGAGGTGCTGGAGGTCAACGGCATCGAGGTGACGGGCAAGACGCTGGACCAGGTGACGGACATGATGATTGCCAACAGCCACAACCTAATCGTGACGGTCAAACCGGTCAACCAGCGCAACAACATCGTGCGGAGCAGCCGAACATCGGGCAGCTCGGGCCAGTCGACGGACAGCGGTGGCTCGGCGGGCTACCTGGGCCCCCCCGGCGCCGTGGCCGGGGCGCACGGCTTCGCCGCTGACGAGCTGGAGAGTGACGAGGAGTCGGACATCGTCATCGAGAGCAGCATCAAGCGCCCGTCCCGCCGCTCCAACGCCTCCACCGTGTCGGCCACCTCCCGCTCCCCGGCGCTATCCGCtgccggccccgccccccctccctcacccagcCCACCTTCCCGCCCCGCCTCCGTCGTCTCCACCGCCTCCTTCCACTCGGGGCCCAGCCTGAACGGGGCTGCCCATGGCGGCAGCCTGAGCTCCAAGCTGCACAGGGACCTCACCCTCCAGCCCCACCACAGCAGCAACCCCGCCCTCAGGGAGAGCAACGGCAGCCTGCACAAAATCCTCAGCACCCTGCGCACAGACCCCCGGCACAGTCTGGCCCTCCCCCgcggaggggtgg
Encoded here:
- the pard6gb gene encoding par-6 family cell polarity regulator gamma b, yielding MNRSFNKSQSLRYLDCSAVEVKSKYGAEFRRFSVDRFKPGKFEEFYKLILHIHRITNIEVMIGYADIHGDLLPINNDDNFCKAVSTAHPLLRIFIQRQEEVDYSNFGTNTLTRRKKAGVTLRNDVNRKRPHIRIGMPQDFRPVSSIIDVDILPESHRRVRLYRHGSDKPLGFYIRDGTSVRVTPHGLEKVPGIFISRMVPGGLAESTGLLAVNDEVLEVNGIEVTGKTLDQVTDMMIANSHNLIVTVKPVNQRNNIVRSSRTSGSSGQSTDSGGSAGYLGPPGAVAGAHGFAADELESDEESDIVIESSIKRPSRRSNASTVSATSRSPALSAAGPAPPPSPSPPSRPASVVSTASFHSGPSLNGAAHGGSLSSKLHRDLTLQPHHSSNPALRESNGSLHKILSTLRTDPRHSLALPRGGVEEDGTVITL